A region from the Variovorax paradoxus genome encodes:
- the boxC gene encoding 2,3-epoxybenzoyl-CoA dihydrolase, giving the protein MTDTTTLQAPPRVDYRTEPAQYRHWSLSFDGAIARLVLDIAEDGGIRPGYKLKLNSYDLGVDVELNDALNRVRFEHPEVRSVIVTSGKDRIFCSGANIFMLGVSSHAWKVNFCKFTNETRNGIEDSSKHSGLKFLAAVNGACAGGGYELALACDEILLVDDRSSAVSLPEVPLLGVLPGTGGLTRVTDKRHVRHDLADIFCTSVEGVRGQRAVDWRLVDAVAKPAQFAAAVQERAAQLAAMSDRPAGGKGVALTRLERTDSADGIAYSHVDVKIDRSKRTATFTVKAPTGTQPADIAAIEAAGAAWWPLAVCRELDDAILNLRTNELDIGTWLLKTEGDAQAVLASDAVMLAHKDHWLVRETIGALRRTLARLDVSSRSLFALVEAGSCFAGTLAELAFAADRTYMLALPDDAARAPKLVLNEFNFGFFPMVNDQSRLQRRFYEEAAPLDAARAAAGKPLDADEALKLGLVTAAPDDIDWGDEIRIAIEERAAMSPDALTGLEANLRFASKENMATRIFGRLTAWQNWIFNRPNAVGEKGALKVYGTGEKAGFDLNRV; this is encoded by the coding sequence ATGACCGACACCACCACGCTCCAGGCGCCGCCGCGCGTCGACTACCGCACCGAGCCTGCCCAGTACCGCCACTGGTCGCTGAGCTTCGACGGCGCCATCGCGCGCCTCGTGCTCGACATCGCGGAAGACGGCGGCATCCGCCCCGGCTACAAGCTCAAGCTCAACAGCTACGACCTGGGCGTGGACGTCGAGCTCAACGATGCGCTCAACCGCGTGCGCTTCGAGCACCCCGAAGTGCGCAGCGTGATCGTCACCAGCGGCAAGGACCGCATCTTCTGCTCGGGCGCCAACATCTTCATGCTGGGCGTGTCGAGCCACGCCTGGAAGGTGAACTTCTGCAAGTTCACCAACGAGACGCGCAACGGCATCGAGGATTCGTCGAAGCACTCGGGCCTGAAGTTCCTCGCCGCGGTGAACGGCGCTTGTGCCGGCGGTGGCTACGAGCTGGCGCTGGCCTGCGACGAGATCCTGCTGGTGGACGACCGCTCCTCGGCCGTGTCGCTGCCCGAAGTGCCGCTGCTCGGCGTGCTGCCCGGCACCGGCGGCCTGACCCGCGTGACCGACAAGCGCCACGTGCGCCATGACCTCGCCGACATCTTCTGCACCAGCGTCGAAGGCGTGCGCGGCCAGCGCGCGGTCGACTGGCGCCTGGTCGATGCCGTGGCCAAGCCCGCGCAGTTCGCGGCCGCCGTGCAGGAACGTGCCGCGCAACTCGCCGCCATGAGCGACCGCCCGGCCGGCGGCAAGGGCGTGGCGCTGACACGCCTCGAGCGCACCGACAGCGCCGACGGCATCGCCTATTCGCACGTCGACGTGAAGATCGACCGCAGCAAGCGCACCGCCACCTTCACCGTCAAGGCGCCCACCGGCACGCAGCCGGCCGACATCGCCGCCATCGAAGCCGCGGGCGCCGCCTGGTGGCCGCTCGCCGTGTGCCGCGAGCTCGACGACGCGATCCTCAACCTGCGCACCAACGAGCTCGACATCGGCACCTGGCTGCTCAAGACCGAAGGCGACGCGCAAGCCGTGCTCGCCTCGGACGCCGTGATGCTGGCCCACAAGGACCACTGGCTGGTGCGCGAAACCATCGGCGCGCTGCGCCGCACGCTGGCGCGGCTGGACGTGTCGTCGCGCAGCCTGTTCGCGCTGGTCGAGGCCGGCTCGTGCTTTGCCGGCACGCTGGCCGAACTGGCCTTTGCGGCCGACCGCACTTATATGCTCGCGCTGCCCGACGACGCCGCGCGCGCACCGAAGCTCGTGCTCAACGAATTCAACTTCGGCTTCTTCCCGATGGTGAACGACCAGAGCCGCCTGCAGCGCCGCTTCTACGAAGAGGCCGCGCCGCTGGACGCCGCGCGCGCCGCGGCCGGCAAGCCGCTGGACGCCGACGAGGCGCTCAAGCTCGGCCTCGTCACCGCCGCGCCCGACGACATCGACTGGGGGGACGAGATCCGCATCGCCATCGAGGAGCGCGCCGCCATGTCGCCCGACGCGCTCACCGGCCTCGAAGCCAACCTGCGCTTCGCGAGCAAGGAGAACATGGCCACCCGCATCTTCGGCCGGCTCACCGCCTGGCAGAACTGGATCTTCAACCGCCCCAACGCCGTCGGCGAAAAGGGCGCGCTCAAGGTCTACGGCACTGGTGAAAAGGCCGGCTTTGATTTGAACCGCGTCTGA
- the boxB gene encoding benzoyl-CoA 2,3-epoxidase subunit BoxB — translation MSTINYSEKIPNNVNLGEDRTLQRALEGWQPNFINWWDDVGPDGSTNHEVYLRTAVSVDPQGWAQFGHVKMRDYRWGIFLNPGDANREIHFGDHKGEKAWQDVPGEHRANLRRIIVTQGDTEPASVEQQRHLGLTAPSMYDLRNLFQINVEEGRHLWAMVYLLQKHFGRDGREEADALLQRTSGDANNPRILGAFNEKTPDWLAFFMFTYFTDRDGKFQLAALAESAFDPLARTTKFMLTEEAHHMFVGESGVSRVLARTAQVMNELKTDDAQKVRAAGAIDLPTIQRYLNFHYSVTIDLFGADQSSNAAIFYSSGLKGRYEEGKRGDDHVLKGQTYKVLEVKDGQLVEKDVPMLNALNEVLRDDFIKDSVAGVGRWNKVLEKAGIPTRLTVPHKAFNRQIGALAGIKMSPEGRVVNEVEWAAKKNEWLPSTEDFAFVASLMGRVVEPGKFAGWISPPVMGINRQPVDFEYVRFG, via the coding sequence ATGAGCACGATCAACTACAGCGAGAAGATCCCCAACAACGTCAACCTCGGCGAAGACCGCACGCTGCAGCGCGCGCTCGAAGGCTGGCAGCCCAACTTCATCAACTGGTGGGACGACGTGGGCCCCGACGGTTCGACCAACCACGAGGTCTACCTGCGCACGGCGGTGAGCGTCGATCCGCAGGGCTGGGCCCAGTTCGGCCACGTGAAGATGCGCGACTACCGCTGGGGCATCTTTCTGAATCCGGGCGATGCCAACCGCGAGATCCACTTCGGCGACCACAAGGGCGAGAAGGCCTGGCAGGACGTGCCCGGCGAACACCGCGCCAACCTGCGCCGCATCATCGTGACGCAGGGCGACACCGAGCCCGCCTCGGTCGAGCAGCAGCGCCACCTGGGCCTGACCGCGCCCAGCATGTACGACCTGCGCAACCTGTTCCAGATCAATGTCGAGGAAGGCCGCCACCTGTGGGCGATGGTCTACCTGCTGCAAAAGCACTTCGGCCGCGACGGCCGCGAAGAGGCCGATGCGCTGCTGCAGCGCACCTCGGGCGATGCCAACAACCCGCGCATCCTGGGCGCCTTCAACGAGAAGACGCCCGACTGGCTCGCGTTCTTCATGTTCACCTACTTCACCGACCGCGACGGCAAGTTCCAGCTGGCCGCGCTGGCCGAGAGCGCCTTCGATCCGCTCGCGCGCACCACCAAGTTCATGCTGACCGAGGAAGCGCATCACATGTTCGTGGGCGAGAGCGGCGTCTCGCGCGTGCTGGCGCGCACCGCGCAGGTGATGAACGAGCTCAAGACCGACGACGCGCAGAAGGTGCGCGCGGCCGGCGCCATCGACCTCCCCACGATCCAGCGCTACCTGAACTTCCACTACAGCGTGACCATCGACCTGTTCGGCGCCGACCAGTCGAGCAATGCCGCCATCTTCTACAGCTCGGGCCTGAAGGGCCGCTACGAGGAAGGCAAGCGAGGCGACGACCACGTGCTCAAGGGCCAGACCTACAAGGTGCTCGAGGTGAAGGACGGCCAGCTCGTCGAAAAAGACGTGCCGATGCTCAACGCGCTCAACGAAGTGCTGCGCGACGACTTCATCAAGGACTCGGTGGCCGGCGTGGGCCGCTGGAACAAGGTGCTCGAGAAGGCCGGCATCCCGACCCGGCTGACCGTGCCGCACAAGGCCTTCAACCGCCAGATCGGTGCGCTCGCCGGCATCAAGATGTCGCCCGAAGGCCGCGTGGTGAACGAGGTCGAATGGGCCGCGAAGAAAAACGAATGGCTGCCGAGCACCGAAGACTTCGCTTTCGTGGCATCGTTGATGGGACGTGTGGTCGAGCCGGGCAAGTTCGCGGGCTGGATCTCGCCGCCGGTGATGGGCATCAACCGCCAGCCGGTCGATTTCGAGTACGTGCGTTTCGGTTGA